The Candidatus Methylomirabilota bacterium genome contains the following window.
TCGTCCTCACGCACGGCGCGGGCGGCGACGCCGAGGCGCCGTTGCTCGTCGCGCTCGCCACGGTGCTCGAGGCGCGCGGCCTCGCCGTCGAGCGGTACGACCTGCCCTTCCGCCAGGCGCGGCGGAAGGGCCCGCCGCGGCGTCAGGACGCCGCGCGCGACCGCGCCGGCCTCACGGAGGCCGTCCACGCGATGCGGGGCCGCGCGACCGGACGCGTGTGTCTCGGCGGCCAGTCGTACGGCGGCCGCCAGGCGAGCATCCTCGCCGCCGGCGAGCCCGGGCTCGCAGACGCCCTCCTGCTCCTCTCCTACCCGCTCCATCCGCCGGGCCGGCGCGACGCCCCGCGCACGGCGCACTTTCCCGAGCTCCGGACGCCCGCGCTCTTCGTCCACGGCTCGGTGGACCCCTTCGGGACGCTCGACGAGGTGGAGACCGCGCGGCGACTGATTCCCGCGCGCACGGAGCTCGTGCCGATCGAGGGCGCCGGCCACGACCTCTTCCGCAGGCGCGCGCCGGCCGTCGCTCAGGCGATCGCCGCGGCGTTCCTCGACTTCATCGCGAAGGCTCCGAGCCGGCCTCCCGGATCTGCTTCACAAATCTATTGAGCCGCTCGAACGCGTGGGGCTCGAGATCGAGGAACGAGAGCACGTCGCCCTCGGCCTCGGTGCGCACGAGGACGGCGTCCACGGTGAGCGGCGGCTCGCCGTCGGGGAGGGCCAGGACAAGCTGCACGGTCGCGCCGGCGCGGAGCCAGGTCTGCGGCGCGATCTTCACGCCGAGCGCGCTGACGTCGAGCACCTTCCACTCCCACTCCGCGTCCACGCGCAGCGGAAAGGTCACCGTGGCTCGCGGCGTGCGCCGCCGGTAGGCCTGTCCCTTCAGGACGTGCACCTCGAGGAACGTCAGCACGCCGGCCAGCCGCTCGAGGCCGACGGGCTTTCGCAGGAACTCGAGCGCCCCGAGCCGCAGCGCTTCGTGGGCCTCCTGCTCGGTCGCCACCCCCGAGATCACGACGACGGGAATGCCGCCGTCGCGGACGGCGCGGAGCCGGAGGAAGTCGAGCCCGCTCATGCCCGGCAGGCGCAGGTCCAGCAGCACCACGTCGACGCGCTCGCCCTCGACCACGCGCAGCGCCTCCTCGGCCGTGCGCGCGGCTACCGGCTGGCAGCCCAGCTCTCGCACGAAGTCCGTGAGCGCCGCGAGCACGCCCTGTTCGTCCTCGACGATCAGCACCCGCAGCGCGTCCGTGGACGTGTTCATCCGTCCTGGCCAGTATAGGTCCTTTGCTATGATTTGATCCGTTGACGCAGAGAGGCCTCTGCTCGCTCCTCCTTCTTCTCGCCCTCGCTCAGGCCGGGTGCGGCGCCGTCGTGTCTCCCGCCCGGCCGGCGGGGGACGCGGACGCGCAGCGGTATCTCGAGCGGGGCCGCGCCCTCATCGCCCGCGGTGAGATGGCGGCGGCCACGACGGCGCTGCGCGAGGCGCTGCGCCGCCGGCCCGATCTCACCCAGGCGCGCGCGAGCCTCGGGCTCGCCCTCTACGC
Protein-coding sequences here:
- a CDS encoding alpha/beta family hydrolase; the protein is MADGLVLTHGAGGDAEAPLLVALATVLEARGLAVERYDLPFRQARRKGPPRRQDAARDRAGLTEAVHAMRGRATGRVCLGGQSYGGRQASILAAGEPGLADALLLLSYPLHPPGRRDAPRTAHFPELRTPALFVHGSVDPFGTLDEVETARRLIPARTELVPIEGAGHDLFRRRAPAVAQAIAAAFLDFIAKAPSRPPGSASQIY
- a CDS encoding response regulator, producing the protein MNTSTDALRVLIVEDEQGVLAALTDFVRELGCQPVAARTAEEALRVVEGERVDVVLLDLRLPGMSGLDFLRLRAVRDGGIPVVVISGVATEQEAHEALRLGALEFLRKPVGLERLAGVLTFLEVHVLKGQAYRRRTPRATVTFPLRVDAEWEWKVLDVSALGVKIAPQTWLRAGATVQLVLALPDGEPPLTVDAVLVRTEAEGDVLSFLDLEPHAFERLNRFVKQIREAGSEPSR